One genomic window of Ziziphus jujuba cultivar Dongzao chromosome 4, ASM3175591v1 includes the following:
- the LOC132803567 gene encoding uncharacterized protein LOC132803567 yields the protein MSDLKSAFITQKPIFLMLYKDENLDTNNTLPSAMEYEDIFPEEVPSGLPPLRGIEHQIDFIPGVTIPNCPTYRTNPEEAKELQKQVEELLAKGYIRESMSPCAVQERWNLENVHGLQSHQQNYGKVSSSYP from the exons atgaGTGACTTAAAGAGTGCATTTATAACTCAAAAACCCATTTTTCTTATGTTGTACAAGGATGAGAACCTTGATACTAATAATACCTTGCCTAGTGCAATG GAATATGAAGATATATTTCCCGAGGAGGTTCCTAGTGGATTACCACCACTAAGAGGGATTGAGcaccaaatagatttcattCCGGGAGTTACAATACCAAATTGTCCAACTTATAGAACCAATCCAGAAGAagcaaaggagctacaaaaacaagttgaagaacTTTTGGCAAAAGGGTATATTCGAGAGAGTATGAGCCCATGTGCTGTACAAGAAAGATGGAACTTGGAGAATGTGCATGGATTGCAGAGCCATCAACAAAATTATGGTAAAGTATCATCATCCTATCCCTAG